The segment ATGGCACCTATAAGGGCAAGGACGGCAAGGACGCCTTCTACGCCTTCCCCTACAAGGCCGACCTGAAGTCGCTCGTCTGGTACGTACCGGAAAATTTCGAAGAAGCCGGCTATAAGGTCCCCACCACCATGGAAGACCTGTTCAAGCTTTCCGATCAGATCGTCAAGGACGGCGGCACTCCCTGGTGCATCGGTCTCGGTTCGGGCGGCGCCACCGGCTGGCCGGCGACCGACTGGGTCGAAGATCTGATGCTGCGCACCGTGTCGCCGAAGGACTATGACGACTGGGTCGACAACAGCTTGAAATTCAACGACGCCAAGGTCGTTAACGCCATCAATGAATTCGGCAAGTTCGCCAAGAACCCCAAATATGTCGACGGCGGTGTCGCAGCGGTTGCCTCGACCGATTTCCGTGATAGCCCTAAGGGCCTCTTTACGGTTCCGCCCAAGTGCTACATGCACAAGCAGGCATCCTTCATCCCGTCCTTCTTCCCGGAAGGCACGAAGCTCGGCCAGGACGCCGACTTTTTCTACTTCCCGCCCTACGCATCGCATCCGGAACTCGGCAAGCCGGTTCTCGGCGCCGGCACGCTGGCAGCGATCACCAAGGACTCGAAGGCCGCCCGTGCCTTCATCGCCTTCCTGCAGACACCGATCGCCCAGGAAATCTGGATGGCGCAATCGGGCTTCCTGACCCCATATAAGGCCGTCAACACGGCTGCCTATGCCAACGACACGCTGAGGAAGGAAGGCGAAATCCTGACGACCGCCACCACCTTCCGCTTCGACGGTTCCGACCTGATGCCGGGCAAGATCGGCGCAGGTGCATTCTGGACCGGCATGGTGGACTTCGTCGGCGGCAAGTCGGCTCAGGACTCCGCCGACGCAATCCAAAAGGCGTGGGACTCCATCAAGTAATCATAACATCGCAGAAGGGCGCCGCCGGTATTTGCCGGCGCCGCCATTTTCCCCTGTCGCAGCCGACGCCTGAGGGGGGCGGCGGCGCCGGACAGGTGGCTTTATGCAAGCAATTGTTCGGGAGGCAAGGATGATTTCGCAGATACTGACGGCGATCGGAGCCATGATATTCGGCGTTGCCGTTTGCGCCGCCTACTTTCTGTTTTCCAATAAGTTGCTGGAGATAATTTTCCCGGCGAAAGAGGGTGGCGATGTTCACCGCGCCGCAGTCAACCTGCGTCGCCGCGGCCTCATCCGTCCCTGGCTTTTCCTCGGACCGGCGCTTCTCCTCCTCGCCATCTATCTCATGTATCCGGTGGTTGCGACATTCATCCTGTCCTTCTACGGTCCTGACGGCAATCATTTCGTCGGTGGTGCCAATTATGTCTGGGCGTTCAACGACACCGAATTCCGCCAATCGATCTTCAACAACATTCTCTGGCTCGCTGTCGTGCCGGCGGCCTGCACCTTCTTCGGCCTCGTTATCGCCGTCATGACCGACCGCATCTGGTGGGGTAATATCGCCAAGGCGGTGATCTTCATGCCGATGGCGATCTCCTTTGTCGGCGCATCGGTCATCTGGAAATTCATCTACGAATATCGCGGCGGCAACGATGCGCAGATCGGTTTGCTGAATGCCGTCGTGCAGCTCTTCGGGGGCACACCCGAAGTCTGGATCACCATCCCCTTCTGGAACAATTTCTTCCTGATGGTCATGCTGATCTGGATTCAGACTGGCTTCGCGA is part of the Rhizobium sp. CB3090 genome and harbors:
- a CDS encoding ABC transporter substrate-binding protein, yielding MKKLFLMTVAVAALAAGTALAADLKFQPGQDSKFNWKSYDDFKAAHADLKGETMTIFGPWRGEDEALFTSVLNYFTEATGVDAKYSSSENYEQQIVIDTQAGSPPNVAILPQPGLLANLASKGYLTPLGDDLSNWVKTNYGAGDSWVGYGTYKGKDGKDAFYAFPYKADLKSLVWYVPENFEEAGYKVPTTMEDLFKLSDQIVKDGGTPWCIGLGSGGATGWPATDWVEDLMLRTVSPKDYDDWVDNSLKFNDAKVVNAINEFGKFAKNPKYVDGGVAAVASTDFRDSPKGLFTVPPKCYMHKQASFIPSFFPEGTKLGQDADFFYFPPYASHPELGKPVLGAGTLAAITKDSKAARAFIAFLQTPIAQEIWMAQSGFLTPYKAVNTAAYANDTLRKEGEILTTATTFRFDGSDLMPGKIGAGAFWTGMVDFVGGKSAQDSADAIQKAWDSIK
- a CDS encoding sugar ABC transporter permease, whose translation is MISQILTAIGAMIFGVAVCAAYFLFSNKLLEIIFPAKEGGDVHRAAVNLRRRGLIRPWLFLGPALLLLAIYLMYPVVATFILSFYGPDGNHFVGGANYVWAFNDTEFRQSIFNNILWLAVVPAACTFFGLVIAVMTDRIWWGNIAKAVIFMPMAISFVGASVIWKFIYEYRGGNDAQIGLLNAVVQLFGGTPEVWITIPFWNNFFLMVMLIWIQTGFAMVILSAALRGIPEETIEAAVIDGANGWQIFWKIMVPQVWGTIATVWTTITILVLKVFDIVLTMTNGQWNTMVLANLMFNWLFRGGGDSGRSAVIALVIMVAVTPIMIWNIRRANAEMKGR